The following proteins are co-located in the Desulfurococcus amylolyticus Z-533 genome:
- a CDS encoding DUF3096 domain-containing protein, protein MAEEKIQELMRKYLGVSVPRLLIGIIMLVFGFLILVKPELLGILVALYLIIDGILVIFDEYIKNRIAGKVVAS, encoded by the coding sequence ATGGCTGAGGAGAAGATACAGGAGTTGATGAGGAAATATCTTGGGGTCAGTGTGCCAAGACTGTTAATAGGAATAATAATGCTAGTATTCGGATTCTTAATACTGGTGAAACCTGAATTATTGGGAATACTTGTTGCATTATACTTGATAATTGATGGTATACTAGTTATATTTGATGAGTATATTAAGAATAGAATAGCTGGAAAAGTGGTAGCCAGTTAA
- a CDS encoding phosphate signaling complex PhoU family protein: MVGTERRRVQKTGSSSYIITLPKEWVDAVGLKSGDYVSVEKYGDKLVIIPPSTEAVQVKSTIKVSPEVTVDQVFRMLLAMYLSGYSTIVVTFDSRIPDPARFISEVKNMARIKLAGVEVVEESYNSVTFKILLNIKELPLLSAVRRLHLIVNNMIEDAKTLLKTMDGNVAYAIIQRDDEADRFHHMIVRELSMALLDVRIQHELGISSIVEALSYRIIARNLERIADHIVNIARRILAMKKTSGADIVYELMVKASDLFNKAMGSLYSLSRRDAEEVIQTARVLVDEIEKTIYEKIINSTLPDNEKAGLTLICDSLRRIVRYSNGIAESVLNIKAAKNPSVEVK, encoded by the coding sequence ATGGTGGGTACTGAGAGAAGAAGGGTGCAAAAAACTGGGTCTTCATCATATATAATAACTCTACCTAAGGAATGGGTTGACGCAGTGGGGTTGAAGAGCGGTGACTACGTAAGCGTGGAGAAATATGGCGATAAACTGGTGATAATACCTCCTTCAACAGAAGCGGTTCAAGTAAAGTCCACTATTAAGGTTAGCCCCGAGGTAACCGTGGACCAGGTATTTAGGATGCTCTTAGCGATGTACCTTTCAGGATATAGTACTATAGTTGTGACATTCGATTCCAGAATACCTGATCCAGCCAGGTTTATCAGTGAAGTAAAGAATATGGCTAGGATAAAGCTGGCGGGTGTTGAAGTGGTCGAGGAGTCATATAACAGTGTGACATTCAAGATTCTCCTGAATATCAAGGAGCTCCCACTATTAAGTGCTGTGAGGAGGCTCCACTTAATAGTCAACAACATGATCGAGGATGCGAAGACATTATTGAAAACAATGGATGGGAACGTGGCCTACGCTATAATACAGAGGGATGATGAAGCCGATAGATTCCACCATATGATTGTGAGAGAATTAAGCATGGCACTACTCGATGTAAGGATACAGCATGAGCTAGGAATAAGTAGCATTGTGGAAGCATTAAGCTATAGGATTATAGCGAGAAACCTGGAGAGAATAGCGGATCACATCGTTAACATAGCTAGAAGAATACTGGCCATGAAGAAGACTAGTGGGGCAGATATAGTGTATGAACTAATGGTGAAGGCATCAGACCTCTTCAATAAGGCCATGGGGTCGCTATATAGTTTAAGCAGAAGGGATGCCGAAGAAGTAATTCAAACCGCTCGTGTACTAGTAGATGAAATAGAGAAAACAATATATGAGAAAATAATAAACTCAACGCTTCCAGATAACGAGAAAGCCGGGCTTACACTAATATGTGACAGTCTTAGAAGAATCGTGAGGTATTCTAATGGAATAGCTGAGTCAGTATTAAATATAAAGGCAGCTAAAAACCCATCCGTTGAGGTAAAATAA
- a CDS encoding chromosome partitioning protein ParB, producing MQGLSDRLRLASRRDVELRVRDLLHFYSKEYGSAIFVGERTYTPRSLVLTQGFIESDKLGLVLRSVLFGMYQVPIIVVTGLGGLHYVVDGHHRVIVYAWLGWRIPGLTILVPKYRPKLAKSIIELDSVNPVDTPQELICWRHIVNTVRFLEKQYNTLARIWVETISITLLKPTQPPIPGPEPHALSLHCPPLVYKYNQEYFVIDGHHRICREVLSSGKEVKALVFTIDNLEIGLLKTARMLGYDEFNEKYCSGG from the coding sequence GTGCAGGGTCTAAGCGATAGGTTGAGGCTGGCTTCGAGGAGGGATGTAGAGCTACGTGTAAGGGATCTCCTGCATTTCTATAGTAAAGAATACGGCTCAGCTATCTTCGTTGGGGAGAGGACTTATACTCCTCGGAGTCTCGTACTTACCCAGGGCTTCATTGAGTCCGATAAGCTTGGATTGGTCTTGAGATCTGTTTTATTTGGGATGTATCAGGTCCCCATAATAGTTGTAACGGGCCTGGGTGGACTTCACTATGTTGTGGATGGTCATCACAGGGTTATAGTCTACGCATGGCTCGGATGGAGGATACCGGGCTTAACGATCCTTGTTCCAAAATACAGGCCTAAATTAGCTAAATCCATAATTGAATTAGATTCAGTGAACCCGGTTGACACACCCCAGGAGCTTATATGTTGGAGACACATCGTTAACACGGTTAGGTTTCTTGAGAAACAATATAATACCTTGGCAAGGATATGGGTTGAAACTATTAGTATAACGCTTCTTAAGCCAACGCAACCCCCTATACCAGGACCCGAGCCCCATGCATTGTCGCTACATTGCCCACCCCTCGTATACAAGTATAACCAGGAGTATTTCGTCATCGATGGTCATCACCGCATCTGTAGAGAAGTACTTAGTAGTGGCAAAGAAGTAAAGGCGTTAGTGTTCACCATCGACAATCTTGAAATAGGATTATTGAAGACAGCTAGGATGCTTGGGTATGACGAATTCAATGAGAAGTATTGTTCAGGAGGATAG
- a CDS encoding DUF134 domain-containing protein encodes MNGFKGHGCRKGWRGGRPPVPRRVEFFYGNIVFIPSTLYSPHSVLNGIVLFHDELEAFRLAYLEGLNVREASARMNVSEATYWRILDSARRKIAEALAYTKPIIILPREPPQETPPDIEGDEKKS; translated from the coding sequence ATGAACGGGTTTAAAGGCCACGGTTGTAGAAAGGGCTGGAGGGGCGGTAGACCTCCAGTTCCGAGAAGGGTTGAATTCTTTTACGGGAATATCGTTTTCATCCCTTCTACACTATACTCCCCGCATAGCGTGCTCAACGGTATAGTATTGTTCCACGACGAGCTAGAAGCGTTTAGACTAGCCTACCTAGAAGGGTTGAATGTTAGAGAAGCGTCTGCGAGAATGAATGTCTCGGAAGCAACATACTGGAGGATCCTTGATTCTGCTAGGAGGAAGATAGCTGAAGCACTGGCTTATACAAAACCAATCATTATCCTGCCGCGAGAGCCACCCCAGGAAACACCCCCTGATATCGAAGGGGATGAGAAAAAATCTTAA
- a CDS encoding DUF5320 domain-containing protein, whose protein sequence is MGWRREYWSPWPGHGPWSHLPPWMRPGWVLWWGYRGAPPVYPYSATPTMTREAEIAYLENLKAYLQDTLKYIEDRLNQLKSSK, encoded by the coding sequence ATGGGATGGCGGAGAGAATACTGGAGCCCTTGGCCAGGCCACGGTCCCTGGAGCCATCTACCTCCATGGATGAGGCCGGGATGGGTCCTGTGGTGGGGGTATAGAGGAGCACCCCCAGTGTATCCGTACTCGGCGACCCCAACTATGACGAGAGAAGCTGAGATAGCTTACCTAGAGAACCTTAAGGCATACCTACAGGATACCCTGAAGTATATTGAAGATAGGCTTAACCAGCTTAAGAGCTCGAAGTAG
- a CDS encoding deoxyhypusine synthase: MGAPYFVMGEVKSLSVKRRSIHELLLEMADTAFQGRSLGEAYRVLIDMFSDEDNLVFLGLAGSMSTAGMWRIIKWLVEERYVDVVVSTGAVISEDIYEAMGFKYYKTHPCVNDEELLRYKYDRFYDTVANEEDYRKMEKLIQEFIETLPAGKTYSTAEFLHEFGKYLDEKGINSIVAAAYRAKVPVFSPALVDSGYGMGALLAYRRGHRIILDMVRDFYHIVEIGRRASKLSAIYIGGGVPKDYVNLVTVAQTLIGEYEEGKHDYYKSLEYVVQFTTDAPQWGGLSGATLEEAVSWGKVSPKAKKKVVYVDATIALPIIAHALVDGGIRRRRPADLSWFFNNPP; this comes from the coding sequence ATGGGTGCCCCATACTTTGTGATGGGTGAGGTTAAGAGCCTGAGTGTTAAGCGTAGGAGCATACATGAGCTTCTCCTTGAAATGGCTGATACAGCGTTCCAGGGTAGGAGTCTAGGCGAGGCATACCGTGTCCTTATAGATATGTTTAGCGATGAAGATAACCTCGTGTTCCTAGGGCTCGCTGGATCCATGAGTACTGCAGGTATGTGGAGGATCATTAAGTGGCTTGTAGAGGAGAGATATGTTGATGTAGTGGTCTCGACTGGTGCTGTAATAAGCGAAGACATCTATGAAGCCATGGGCTTCAAATACTATAAGACACATCCCTGCGTCAACGATGAAGAACTCCTCAGATATAAGTATGATAGATTCTACGATACCGTTGCCAACGAGGAGGACTATAGGAAAATGGAGAAGCTAATACAGGAATTTATTGAAACCCTACCAGCTGGAAAAACCTACAGTACGGCCGAGTTCCTTCACGAATTCGGGAAATACCTGGATGAAAAAGGAATTAACAGCATTGTAGCTGCAGCATACAGAGCCAAGGTACCCGTGTTCTCACCAGCCCTAGTTGACAGCGGCTACGGTATGGGCGCTCTCCTAGCATATAGGAGGGGACACAGGATAATCCTGGACATGGTGAGAGACTTCTACCATATAGTAGAGATAGGTAGAAGGGCTAGTAAGCTCTCAGCAATATATATTGGGGGAGGAGTACCAAAGGACTATGTAAACCTTGTAACAGTAGCTCAAACCTTGATAGGAGAGTACGAGGAGGGCAAACATGATTATTACAAGAGCCTAGAGTATGTTGTACAGTTCACAACCGATGCACCACAGTGGGGAGGACTCAGTGGTGCAACCCTAGAGGAAGCCGTGAGCTGGGGCAAGGTGTCGCCTAAGGCTAAAAAGAAAGTAGTCTACGTTGATGCTACAATAGCTTTACCAATAATAGCTCATGCACTAGTGGATGGTGGCATTAGGAGAAGAAGACCAGCAGACCTATCATGGTTTTTCAATAATCCACCATGA
- a CDS encoding complex I subunit 1/NuoH family protein, which yields MMDPIIFLIQALIYPGLLFTIAFIIFTQWLSRKITARIQYRRGPVYVGPAGLLQPLADLLKLAMKKDLVNKYSLRASPLIVISIVIGALITVFSVTPIAIKPLYADFDIIILLYLLLLIPFGLAYLAVAHPNPYTVIGAGRYIALLFSSEPAYAISMLVPVIIASRYFNAGYSLYPTSLVSPQLWTINPLKTLSMVLASIAGFLGLMSILMIKPFDTPEAESELYWGIFTELGGPRLALGFFAKFAEKIVYPLIYVLLFLGGAWPFNGDWILGTLVILVKTTIVFAVLTIIDASLPRYKPEQAVRYLWKYLYPLSIISLILALAPWK from the coding sequence ATGATGGATCCAATAATATTCCTTATACAAGCCCTCATATATCCAGGCCTATTATTCACAATAGCATTCATAATATTTACACAGTGGCTCAGTAGAAAAATCACCGCCAGGATACAGTATAGAAGAGGGCCGGTTTACGTTGGTCCAGCTGGACTACTTCAACCATTAGCTGATTTATTGAAGCTTGCAATGAAGAAGGACCTGGTCAACAAATATAGTTTAAGAGCAAGCCCGCTTATCGTGATATCCATTGTAATAGGTGCATTGATAACGGTGTTCTCGGTAACACCAATCGCGATAAAACCCTTATACGCCGATTTCGATATAATTATACTGTTATACCTGTTACTATTAATACCGTTCGGACTAGCCTATCTAGCCGTAGCCCATCCAAACCCGTATACTGTAATAGGTGCTGGACGCTACATAGCATTATTATTCTCTAGTGAACCAGCCTACGCTATCTCGATGCTTGTACCAGTAATAATCGCATCGAGATACTTTAATGCAGGATATTCGCTCTACCCTACATCACTGGTATCTCCCCAGCTCTGGACTATTAACCCGTTGAAAACGCTCTCAATGGTACTGGCATCTATTGCGGGTTTCCTAGGGTTGATGAGTATATTAATGATTAAACCCTTCGATACCCCGGAGGCTGAGTCGGAGCTATACTGGGGTATATTCACTGAGTTAGGAGGCCCTAGGCTAGCTCTTGGATTCTTCGCTAAGTTTGCTGAGAAAATAGTCTACCCATTAATATACGTACTACTCTTCCTTGGAGGAGCCTGGCCGTTCAACGGTGACTGGATACTGGGAACGCTTGTAATACTGGTTAAGACGACAATAGTATTTGCTGTGTTAACAATAATCGATGCCTCGCTGCCACGTTACAAGCCTGAGCAAGCAGTGAGATATCTATGGAAATACCTCTATCCATTATCAATAATATCCCTTATCTTAGCGCTAGCCCCTTGGAAATGA
- a CDS encoding Na+/H+ antiporter subunit E yields MNKSSILLALLLSIVVYLVYTGVFDVIELTLAIVIGLVVAYIFKMELTAGLRGVSIRRIMLGVYYLIKYFTIIEAKAHWSVVKVILSRNIDVQPAIVRVPYRVSSDYGVVFIANSITNTPGTVVVDLDQEKKVYYVHWLTPTDISDEGAYREVSSEFEKYLSRIFG; encoded by the coding sequence ATGAATAAGTCATCTATTCTGTTGGCTTTATTACTTAGTATAGTAGTCTACCTGGTCTATACAGGGGTATTCGATGTTATCGAGTTAACATTAGCCATTGTAATCGGCTTGGTTGTTGCATATATATTCAAGATGGAACTTACCGCCGGGTTGAGAGGAGTATCTATTAGAAGAATCATGCTTGGAGTATACTACTTGATCAAATACTTCACCATCATAGAGGCCAAGGCACACTGGAGTGTAGTAAAGGTCATCCTCTCCAGGAACATTGATGTACAGCCAGCAATAGTTAGAGTTCCATACAGGGTATCAAGTGATTATGGCGTGGTCTTTATAGCGAACAGTATAACCAATACCCCTGGAACAGTAGTCGTTGACCTGGATCAAGAGAAGAAGGTCTACTATGTACACTGGTTGACACCCACAGATATAAGCGATGAGGGTGCTTATAGGGAGGTCTCCTCTGAGTTCGAGAAATACCTCAGCAGGATATTCGGGTGA
- a CDS encoding Na+/H+ antiporter subunit C, whose translation MSLETYIWYYMVAVIVLTISYSLYGIVTRSHIVKKMIFITILSDAVYVLLVFMGYRINASMPPVYPGGTLLNPNLPGSPGDIESFISRSVDPVPQVLIVTGIVIGLAQLIFLSSISLKIAKATGTLNIKRLEVEENE comes from the coding sequence GTGAGCCTTGAAACATATATATGGTACTACATGGTGGCTGTAATAGTGTTAACAATATCTTATTCTCTATACGGTATTGTGACGAGGAGCCACATAGTTAAGAAAATGATCTTCATTACGATACTTTCAGACGCTGTCTACGTCTTACTAGTCTTCATGGGATACAGGATCAATGCATCCATGCCTCCAGTATATCCAGGTGGAACACTGTTGAACCCTAATCTACCTGGGTCCCCTGGTGATATAGAGTCATTTATCAGTAGATCTGTTGATCCAGTGCCTCAGGTTCTTATAGTTACAGGTATAGTAATAGGTCTAGCTCAGCTCATTTTTCTCTCTTCCATATCATTGAAAATCGCTAAGGCTACTGGCACGCTTAATATTAAGCGTTTAGAGGTGGAGGAGAATGAATAA
- a CDS encoding MnhB domain-containing protein has product MRNNYASIIIPVILSILVIVVLVYTGLASYDAQILTGLAQIYLGNVVYPGSPWTSISTEVVTSVIWDQRGFDTYFETSVLFLAIVSSMLVLEKTSIRGGTSAKEMTIIVRTVSMFIVLIIVVVSVSIALHGHLTPGGGFQGGSIFVIAPLVMLLVFGSSVLEEKGFTNRKLLGVRSLAVSLIFLLGLVPVIYSLLGSVNAYLFQNLYKPGSLFSFPAAIQTPFGQVLLSGVLFWLNLFEFLAVSTGFTLALMYLTKVFEGDAV; this is encoded by the coding sequence ATGAGGAATAACTATGCATCCATAATAATACCTGTTATTCTATCTATATTGGTAATAGTGGTATTAGTGTATACAGGGCTCGCCAGCTATGATGCACAGATTCTAACCGGGTTAGCCCAGATATATCTAGGTAACGTGGTGTATCCAGGCTCACCGTGGACCTCTATTAGCACCGAAGTGGTAACTAGTGTTATATGGGATCAGAGAGGCTTCGACACGTATTTTGAGACAAGTGTATTATTCCTGGCAATAGTGAGCTCTATGCTTGTTTTGGAGAAAACCAGTATACGTGGGGGAACCTCGGCAAAGGAGATGACTATTATAGTGAGGACCGTGTCAATGTTTATCGTGCTAATCATAGTGGTGGTCAGTGTATCGATAGCACTGCATGGTCATTTAACGCCTGGCGGAGGCTTCCAGGGCGGCAGCATCTTCGTCATTGCACCGCTTGTAATGCTATTAGTCTTTGGAAGCAGTGTACTCGAGGAGAAGGGATTCACCAATCGTAAGCTACTTGGAGTTAGGTCTCTAGCGGTGTCACTTATATTTCTGCTTGGCCTGGTCCCGGTCATCTATAGTTTACTGGGCTCCGTAAACGCGTATCTCTTCCAGAACCTCTATAAGCCGGGATCGCTGTTCAGCTTCCCCGCGGCAATACAAACCCCGTTCGGACAGGTACTTCTATCCGGTGTACTATTCTGGCTTAACCTATTTGAGTTCCTAGCTGTTTCAACCGGTTTCACTCTAGCATTAATGTATTTAACCAAGGTCTTCGAAGGTGATGCTGTGTGA
- a CDS encoding Na(+)/H(+) antiporter subunit B codes for MIFLAVISLTLAFIATLAVLRERDVLKAVVYSSIESVFYAVALSYFLAPDLLIAYIAIGLGVNSVLFVYVLSKGERYEE; via the coding sequence GTGATATTTCTCGCAGTCATTAGTCTAACATTAGCATTCATCGCTACACTGGCTGTGTTGAGGGAAAGGGATGTTTTGAAAGCCGTTGTCTACTCTAGTATAGAGTCGGTGTTTTACGCGGTGGCATTATCATACTTCCTTGCACCGGATCTCCTTATAGCATACATCGCCATAGGGCTTGGAGTAAACAGTGTACTGTTTGTATATGTGTTAAGCAAGGGTGAGAGATATGAGGAATAA
- the mnhG gene encoding monovalent cation/H(+) antiporter subunit G produces MIDLILFYIGLGLTIIGGVLDIIASIGFFRLKDFYMRLHAATVGAIGGGFYPLIGLAIIALSLDVDIYFKAYMSGVCLIAAVLIALGTPAGSHILARAAYHSGEAKPIITVDRLREDKGGDG; encoded by the coding sequence ATGATTGACTTGATCCTGTTCTACATAGGGCTGGGTCTCACAATAATTGGAGGAGTACTCGATATAATAGCGTCAATTGGCTTCTTTAGATTGAAGGACTTTTATATGAGGCTGCATGCTGCAACAGTAGGCGCTATTGGTGGTGGCTTCTACCCATTGATAGGGCTTGCCATTATAGCTTTGTCACTAGATGTAGACATATATTTCAAGGCATACATGTCTGGAGTCTGCCTAATAGCAGCAGTACTGATAGCTCTTGGAACCCCGGCTGGCTCCCATATCCTGGCTAGGGCAGCCTATCATAGTGGGGAAGCCAAGCCAATTATTACTGTTGATAGATTAAGGGAGGATAAGGGGGGTGACGGGTAG
- a CDS encoding monovalent cation/H+ antiporter complex subunit F: MVEYGLLELFLPFMAGLFTTAMIIYSARILTSKTLPDAVLAVDALSVDLVVILAIIALYYRSPLLLIGVIPLAAWIFLLDLIIARYLLKR; the protein is encoded by the coding sequence ATGGTTGAATATGGGCTTTTAGAGTTGTTTCTACCATTCATGGCAGGCTTATTTACTACTGCAATGATAATATATTCAGCCAGGATTCTGACATCGAAGACTCTACCAGACGCTGTTCTAGCTGTGGATGCCTTATCAGTGGATCTAGTGGTGATCCTAGCCATAATAGCGCTATACTACAGGTCGCCACTACTTCTCATAGGTGTAATACCGTTGGCGGCATGGATTTTCCTGCTTGATCTAATTATAGCCAGATACCTATTGAAGAGGTGA
- a CDS encoding NADH-quinone oxidoreductase subunit I — protein MVVASISSSLKYLLRKPYTRQVPRIDKPFKTPVTRGSHVLDMLKCTGCSMCQQVCPANAIDMVTADGDYPQNPRKRFPRIDLHKCTFCGLCVEYCPFNALSMTTATGYELFTVDKSTLLRQPIELKLLSNASITITKSHFTLPYSKSYQQGSGDKEVS, from the coding sequence ATGGTTGTAGCCTCGATCTCAAGCTCGCTTAAATACCTTTTAAGGAAGCCGTATACGAGGCAGGTTCCCAGAATAGATAAACCGTTTAAAACTCCGGTGACTAGGGGTAGTCATGTACTAGATATGTTAAAGTGTACCGGGTGCTCAATGTGTCAGCAGGTGTGCCCCGCTAATGCTATAGACATGGTTACGGCTGATGGCGATTACCCACAGAATCCACGCAAGAGGTTTCCAAGAATTGATCTCCATAAATGCACATTCTGCGGCCTATGTGTAGAGTATTGCCCATTTAACGCGTTATCGATGACTACTGCTACAGGTTACGAGTTATTCACAGTGGATAAATCAACCCTGTTGAGGCAGCCAATCGAGTTAAAGCTATTGTCAAATGCGAGTATAACCATTACTAAGTCTCACTTCACTCTACCATATAGTAAATCCTATCAACAAGGATCCGGAGATAAGGAGGTGTCGTAG
- a CDS encoding NADH-quinone oxidoreductase subunit D, which yields MEGISMAGKGRLVEIYFGPQHPGAPGNIAFKLTLDGERVVNVETIPGFLHRGFEKMMENRTWEMNVVLSYRFCVEDPDPLEIAYAMAVEKIHGVEIPENAKYIRMIQAEFSRIASHLFWSHFIGGSTGLRTPAYWALVAREEILKWFARFAGHRVYHNISVPGGVRYPLPKSFVEDTLRLTNFVEEKVRDVEAALLKNNIFRDRTRGVGRLSSKEALELGITGPVLRAAGLPYDLRKVTPYLNYDKIQFEVPIVQNGDAYDRSVLRFREIYESLKIIRESVKRIDPEGGLRVKLPLTVPPGEGIARVESARGEYMIHIISTGGRKPYRVRLKSMSLPLMTTVVEYIVKRDEVTIADFPILLASLDPCAPDIDR from the coding sequence ATGGAGGGTATAAGTATGGCAGGTAAAGGTAGACTCGTAGAGATCTACTTTGGTCCGCAGCACCCCGGTGCACCGGGTAATATAGCATTTAAACTAACACTTGACGGTGAAAGAGTAGTCAACGTGGAGACTATACCTGGCTTCCTTCACCGTGGATTCGAGAAAATGATGGAGAATAGAACCTGGGAGATGAATGTTGTTCTAAGCTACAGATTCTGCGTTGAAGATCCCGATCCCCTTGAAATAGCCTACGCTATGGCTGTTGAGAAAATACATGGGGTTGAAATACCTGAGAACGCTAAATATATCCGCATGATACAAGCAGAGTTCTCCAGGATTGCATCCCATCTCTTCTGGTCTCACTTCATAGGTGGAAGCACCGGATTGAGGACACCTGCTTACTGGGCTCTAGTAGCGCGTGAAGAGATATTAAAGTGGTTTGCCAGGTTCGCTGGACACAGGGTCTACCATAATATCAGTGTACCCGGTGGAGTAAGATATCCGCTTCCAAAATCCTTTGTAGAAGATACCCTTAGATTAACGAACTTCGTCGAGGAGAAAGTGAGAGATGTTGAGGCAGCACTTTTAAAGAATAATATATTCCGTGATAGAACTAGAGGCGTTGGCAGGTTAAGCAGTAAGGAGGCATTAGAGCTAGGGATCACAGGACCGGTGCTAAGGGCAGCCGGGTTACCTTACGACCTGAGAAAGGTTACACCATATCTGAACTACGACAAGATACAGTTTGAGGTACCCATAGTACAGAATGGCGATGCATATGATAGAAGTGTCCTGAGGTTCCGTGAGATATATGAGAGTCTGAAAATAATACGTGAGAGCGTTAAAAGAATTGATCCCGAGGGAGGTTTACGCGTTAAACTACCTTTAACTGTTCCACCAGGCGAGGGCATTGCAAGGGTCGAATCAGCTAGAGGAGAATATATGATACACATTATAAGCACCGGGGGGAGAAAACCCTACAGGGTCAGGTTGAAGAGTATGTCGTTACCATTGATGACCACCGTGGTAGAATATATAGTGAAACGCGACGAGGTCACAATAGCAGACTTCCCCATTCTACTCGCGTCACTAGATCCATGTGCACCAGATATCGACAGGTGA
- the nuoB gene encoding NADH-quinone oxidoreductase subunit NuoB produces MLERIARWAYARSLWMIHYCSACGAVEFPPLVMAPLDWERYGYMPTPSPRQSDLYIGMGYLTKKTVKLVLNMYRQMPEPKLVLAGCNCTSTGGLYWDSYATYKRLDDFIEVEGWVPGCMPMPDDYLSMIEYVRKDLGKRPLNAYVSKIKPDAFKKISEWEELEKQWRREYEEKIKEDSSKPVSYEFKETYPSCYEKDEKSKICKTSVNPEKIRDALMDLKNKGHVLFVNINTVDYPDKGVIEVYYVLENPSDGSQVWVKTYAKRASPEIDSVHDIFPLAKYIEREVYEFMGVVFRNNPELKKWILDGNWEGPPPLRKDVDTAGFVVKTMYGGYKYGR; encoded by the coding sequence ATGCTTGAGAGGATTGCTAGATGGGCTTACGCTAGAAGCCTCTGGATGATACACTACTGTTCGGCATGTGGAGCAGTAGAGTTCCCGCCATTAGTAATGGCGCCTCTTGACTGGGAGAGATATGGTTATATGCCAACCCCCTCACCACGTCAGAGCGATCTATATATAGGTATGGGTTATCTAACAAAGAAGACAGTCAAACTTGTTTTAAACATGTACAGGCAGATGCCGGAGCCCAAGCTTGTATTAGCCGGTTGCAACTGTACTTCAACAGGTGGACTATACTGGGATAGCTATGCGACATACAAGAGGCTCGACGACTTCATCGAGGTAGAGGGATGGGTACCTGGTTGTATGCCGATGCCCGATGATTATTTATCCATGATCGAGTATGTTAGGAAAGATCTCGGTAAGCGCCCGTTAAACGCTTACGTGTCTAAGATAAAACCAGATGCGTTCAAAAAGATAAGTGAATGGGAGGAGCTTGAGAAACAGTGGAGGAGAGAATACGAGGAGAAAATCAAGGAAGACTCATCTAAGCCCGTAAGCTACGAGTTCAAGGAGACCTACCCCTCATGCTACGAGAAAGACGAGAAATCAAAGATATGTAAGACTAGTGTAAACCCGGAGAAGATCAGGGATGCACTAATGGATTTAAAGAACAAGGGACATGTACTCTTCGTAAATATTAACACGGTAGATTATCCGGACAAGGGGGTCATCGAGGTATACTATGTACTCGAGAACCCCTCTGATGGATCACAGGTATGGGTAAAGACATATGCGAAGAGGGCTAGCCCCGAGATAGATTCAGTCCACGATATATTTCCGCTGGCCAAGTACATTGAGAGAGAAGTATACGAGTTCATGGGGGTAGTATTCAGGAATAATCCCGAATTAAAGAAGTGGATCCTAGACGGTAACTGGGAGGGGCCGCCCCCATTAAGGAAAGATGTTGACACAGCTGGTTTCGTTGTGAAAACAATGTATGGAGGGTATAAGTATGGCAGGTAA